The proteins below are encoded in one region of Lathamus discolor isolate bLatDis1 unplaced genomic scaffold, bLatDis1.hap1 Scaffold_231, whole genome shotgun sequence:
- the HRCT1 gene encoding histidine-rich carboxyl terminus protein 1 yields the protein MIQHHHHHHHPSSSSSSSSTSSIIIIIIIIIIVIIINIIINIIIHHHHHHRHHQHHHPSSSSSSTSSSIIIIIIVIINIIIHHRHHHRHHQHHHPSSSSSSSSSIIIIIIHHHRHHHHCHHRHHQHHHPSSSSSSSSSSSSIIIINIIIHHHHQHHHQHHHPSSSSSSSTSSSIIIIIIVIIVIIINIIIHHHHHHHCHRHHQHHHPSSS from the coding sequence ATGATCcaacatcatcatcatcatcatcatccatcatcatcatcatcgtcatcatcaacatcatccatcatcatcatcatcatcatcatcatcattgtcATCATCATCAACATCATCATCaacatcatcatccatcatcatcatcatcatcgtcatcatcaacatcatcatccatcatcgtcatcatcatcaacatcatcatccatcatcatcatcatcatcgtcatcatcaacatcatcatccatcatcgtcatcatcatcgtcatcatcaacatcatcatccatcatcgtcatcatcatcatcatcatccatcatcatcatcatcatccatcatcatcgtcatcatcatcattgtcatcatcgtcatcatcaacatcatcatccatcatcatcatcatcatcatcgtcatcatcatcatccatcatcatcatcaacatcatcatccatcatcatcatcaacatCATCATCaacatcatcatccatcatcatcatcatcatcatcaacatCATCAtctatcatcatcatcatcatcgtcatcatcgtcatcatcatcaacatcatcatccatcatcatcatcatcatcattgtcATCGTCATCATCaacatcatcatccatcatcatcataa